The following proteins come from a genomic window of Rissa tridactyla isolate bRisTri1 chromosome 13, bRisTri1.patW.cur.20221130, whole genome shotgun sequence:
- the INPP5J gene encoding phosphatidylinositol 4,5-bisphosphate 5-phosphatase A isoform X3, whose amino-acid sequence MEPARRGSTDQGSAASLGPRPGPPRGSAPAASPPSRPVTFGPGSSVRPQPDSGAPAAPFLGGGVPGARRSSRPDASCDPFPYGCPRPGEAQRGGPEERALGRAAQPLSLEVGRAQPEGAGGPHAFPLPPSPGVSPARSAVLSPVAPGRPAFPELGSLEHAAPGKPVPAERRETLPKAESSDHISAWAGSSPRATILPKAVSSEFIASGRVGLSKPAALSKPEPEELSLFGRSLGLPSPSDSCNTLLGCSGRVPEDGSFCITVVTWNVGTAMPPNDVTSLLHLNTGETNDVDMIAIGLQEVNSKINKRLKDALFTDQWSELFMDALSPFHFVLVSTVRMQGVILLVFAKYYHLPFLQDIQTDCTRTGLGGYWGNKGGVSVRLSIFGHMVCFLNCHLPAHLEKAEQRKEDFATILHMQQFEGHAASGILDHDLVFWFGDLNFRIESLDIRFVKYAIDSNILSQLWEKDQLNIAKSTWPVLSGFQEGPLNFPPTFKFDVGTNKYDSSAKKRKPAWTDRILWKIKSPSVGLGAGGRRPSRSVLSVSQLCYCSHMEYSISDHKPVAAIFAVQFASKADKPPVEIYVADEWSRPEQAVVRYKMAAGFHRSSWDWIGLYRVGFRHPKDYVSYVWARSDDGERCLEKQLCAQVMFSEEVLPKGKGEYILGYYSNTSSSIAGVTEPFQVGGGQQPHRQLRQQLRRGG is encoded by the exons ATGGAGCCGGCCCGGCGCGGTAGCACGGATCAGGGCTCGGCCGCCTCCCTggggccccggcccggccccccgcggggctccgcgcccgccgcctcccccccctcACGGCCGGTGACCTTCGGCCCCGGGAGCTCGGTCCGGCCCCAGCCCGACAgcggggcgccggcggcgccTTTCCTCGGCGGCGGCGTCCCGGGCGCCCGCAGGAGCTCCCGGCCGGACGCGTCCTGCGACCCCTTCCCCTACGGCTGCCCGCGGCCCGGGGAGGCGCAGCGCGGTGGGCCCGAGGAGCGGGCCCTGGGCCGGGCTGCCCAGCCCCTGTCGCTGGAGGTTGGCCGGGCCCAGCCGGAGGGGGCTGGCGGGCCCCATGCcttcccgctgccccccagcccgGGAGTCTCGCCGGCCCGCTCTGCCGTGCTGTCCCCGGTGGCGCCGGGCCGGCCCGCCTTCCCCGAGCTCGGTTCCCTGGAGCATGCCGCTCCCGGGAAGCCGGTGCCCGCCGAGCGGAGGGAGACGCTCCCCAAGGCGGAATCCAGCGACCACATCTCGGCCTGGGCGGGCTCCTCGCCCAGGGCCACCATCCTGCCCAAAGCCGTCTCCAGCGAGTTCATCGCCAGCGGGCGGGTGGGCCTGTCCAAGCCGGCAGCCCTCTCCAAACCGGAGCCGGAGGAGCTCTCCCTCTTCGGGAGGTCCCTTGGCCTGCCAAGCCCCAGCGACTCCTGCAACACGCTCCTCGGCTGCTCGGGAAGGGTCCCGGAGGATGGCTCGTTCTG CATCACAGTGGTCACCTGGAACGTGGGCACAGCCATGCCCCCGAATGATGTGACATCCCTGCTGCACCTCAACACAGGCGAGACAAATGATGTGGACATGATCGCCATTGG GCTGCAAGAGGTGAACTCTAAGATAAACAAGCGCCTGAAGGATGCCCTCTTCACAGATCAGTGGAGTGAGCTCTTCATGGATGCACTGAGTCCCTTCCACTTCGTCCTG GTCAGCACGGTCCGTATGCAAGGTGTGATCCTACTGGTATTTGCCAAATACTACCACCTCCCCTTCCTGCAGGACATCCAGACAGACTGCACGAGGACGGGGCTGGGAGGCTACTGG GGCAACAAGGGTGGGGTGAGCGTTCGTCTCTCCATCTTCGGCCACATGGTCTGCTTCCTGAACTGCCACCTGCCAGCGCACCTGGAGAAGGCGGAGCAGCGCAAGGAGGACTTTGCCACCATACTGCACATGCAGCAGTTTGAGGGGCATGCGGCCAGCGGCATCCTGGACCACGA ccTTGTGTTCTGGTTTGGGGATCTCAACTTCCGCATCGAGAGCCTTGACATCCGCTTTGTGAAGTACGCCATCGACAGCAACATTCTGAGCCAGCTCTGGGAGAAGGACCAG CTGAACATTGCCAAGAGCACCTGGCCTGTCCTCAGTGGCTTTCAGGAAGGACCCCTGAACTTCCCGCCTACCTTCAAGTTCGACGTGGGCACCAACAAGTATGACAGCAG TGCCAAGAAGCGAAAACCTGCCTGGACTGACCGCATCCTCTGGAAGATCAAATCTCCCAGTGTCGGGCTTGGTGCGGGCGGGCGCCGGCCCAGCCGGAGCGTCCTGTCGGTGAGCCAGCTCTGCTACTGCAGCCACATGGAGTACAGCATCAGCGACCACAAGCCGGTAGCTGCCATCTTTGCAGTGCAG TTTGCTTCCAAGGCAGACAAGCCTCCAGTTGAGATTTATGTGGCTGATGAATGGAGCAGGCCTGAGCAAGCAGTTGTCAGGTACAAGATGGCTGCTGGCTTCCACCGGAGCTCCTGGGACTGGATAGGACTCTACCGG GTGGGTTTTCGGCATCCTAAAGACTACGTGTCCTATGTCTGGGCCAGGAGCGATGACGGAGAGCGCtgcctggagaagcagctgtgTGCACAG GTGATGTTCTCGGAGGAGGTGCTTCCCAAGGGGAAGGGCGAGTACATACTTGGATACTACAGCAACACCTCCAGCAGCATCGCTGGCGTGACTGAGCCCTTCCAG GTCggaggagggcagcagccccacagacagctcaggcagcagctcagaagaggaggatga